A window of Roseovarius sp. THAF27 contains these coding sequences:
- the rplK gene encoding 50S ribosomal protein L11, producing the protein MAKKLAGTMKLQVPAGQANPSPPVGPALGQRGINIMEFCKAFNAKTQEMEPGAPCPTVITYYQDKSFEMDIKTPPASYYLKKAAKLKSGSKTPGRESVATVSPKQLREIAEAKWKDLNATDVEAAMKIIAGSARSMGIEVK; encoded by the coding sequence ATGGCCAAGAAACTTGCCGGCACCATGAAGCTTCAGGTGCCCGCCGGACAAGCGAACCCGTCCCCGCCGGTTGGTCCGGCCCTGGGTCAGCGCGGCATCAACATCATGGAATTCTGCAAGGCGTTCAACGCCAAGACGCAGGAGATGGAGCCCGGTGCACCGTGCCCGACCGTGATCACCTACTATCAGGACAAGTCCTTTGAAATGGACATCAAGACGCCGCCGGCGTCCTATTACCTGAAAAAGGCTGCCAAGCTGAAATCGGGTTCCAAGACCCCGGGCCGCGAAAGCGTCGCCACGGTGAGCCCCAAGCAGCTGCGCGAGATCGCGGAAGCCAAGTGGAAAGACCTGAACGCAACCGACGTCGAAGCCGCGATGAAGATCATCGCCGGTTCCGCGCGGTCCATGGGCATCGAGGTGAAATAA
- a CDS encoding PleD family two-component system response regulator yields the protein MRIMVVDDEEIIVALLLEHLGEMGFNDVTTATSGEEAMEIIAAQAHPFDCFLLDIKMEGMDGIQLCSKIREMPQYRIAPIIMITSAAAKLHMNEAFEAGATDYMPKPIEQIDLRVRIQVAMLLVETVKSDAESRLALKTLLTSAPETRGFDPSMRITYSDVPNMRDYFQLENRLLRLNEGTYALTLLSVEIEGVDALDGRLDQGEFLEVIEAVAHIIGKTLPASGATMSYVGYGKFICLVVVRNHIVPNLLQARVRDAFRAYLAGHRILAPGDLELKVSALSQKRMLSSDIAISLIRRFVGNLGGNTDTLLPPIASVQDRIFRNSRPSKAKSE from the coding sequence ATGAGAATCATGGTCGTGGACGATGAAGAAATCATCGTGGCGCTGCTTCTTGAACACCTCGGCGAAATGGGGTTCAACGACGTCACGACGGCGACGTCTGGAGAAGAGGCGATGGAGATCATCGCGGCACAGGCTCACCCGTTCGATTGTTTCCTTCTGGACATCAAGATGGAAGGCATGGACGGGATCCAGCTGTGCTCGAAGATCCGCGAAATGCCGCAATACCGGATCGCGCCGATCATCATGATCACGTCGGCGGCGGCCAAGCTGCACATGAACGAGGCGTTCGAGGCGGGTGCCACCGACTATATGCCCAAGCCGATCGAGCAAATCGACCTGCGCGTGCGTATCCAGGTCGCGATGCTGCTGGTCGAGACCGTCAAGAGCGACGCGGAAAGCCGGCTTGCGCTGAAGACGCTGCTGACAAGCGCCCCGGAAACACGAGGGTTCGATCCTTCGATGCGGATCACCTATTCCGACGTGCCCAACATGCGCGACTATTTCCAGCTGGAGAACCGGCTGCTGCGCCTCAACGAAGGCACCTATGCCCTGACCCTGCTGTCGGTGGAGATCGAAGGTGTCGACGCTCTGGATGGACGCCTGGATCAGGGGGAATTCCTGGAAGTCATCGAGGCTGTGGCGCACATCATCGGAAAGACCTTGCCGGCGAGCGGCGCGACGATGTCCTATGTCGGCTATGGCAAGTTCATCTGCCTGGTGGTTGTACGGAACCATATCGTGCCGAACCTGCTGCAGGCGCGCGTGCGCGACGCTTTCCGCGCGTATCTGGCCGGGCACCGGATTCTGGCGCCGGGGGACCTTGAACTGAAGGTTTCGGCCCTGTCGCAGAAGCGGATGCTGTCGTCGGACATCGCGATCAGCCTGATCCGGCGGTTCGTCGGAAACCTGGGAGGAAATACCGACACGCTCCTGCCGCCGATCGCATCGGTACAGGACAGGATTTTCAGGAACAGCAGGCCGTCCAAGGCGAAATCGGAGTGA
- a CDS encoding cytochrome P450, protein MSHADTPVKVALVTEPMGILGSLGAARRNVLSIIPELATRQPMVSGRTGKRWHMVMDPGAIREMLLERVDTYPKSLVTKNLLKPAIGESLFIAEGAHWRWQRRTAAPVFSHRNVMNLAPIMTAAAQRSADRVAEAGPRAIDMAADMVRTTFDVIADVTFSGDGMFDADAVHRGIDAYISEAGKISLLDVLGAPDWVPRPGRLIFSRNAVGDMRRIADEAIEARRQRGPDGVPDLLDLLMDGEDPKTKRQMNTAELRDNLLTFIVAGHETTALTLGWSLYLCAFDQDVQDRARAELRAVCGDGPVTGEHVEKLPYLRQIIDEALRLYPPAGMVSRTAMANDTLCGREIRKGDTVILPIYALHRHHMLWEDPDAFRPDRFADRKSVERYAYLPFGDGPRICIGASFALQEAVIILGTLLNRFRFTPVAGRDPNPVMILTLRPEGGVWLEAEPVSTPQPASVA, encoded by the coding sequence ATGTCCCACGCCGACACCCCCGTCAAAGTCGCCCTCGTCACCGAGCCGATGGGCATCCTCGGCAGCCTCGGCGCGGCACGGCGCAACGTGCTCAGCATCATCCCCGAGCTGGCCACCCGGCAGCCCATGGTGTCGGGACGCACCGGCAAGCGCTGGCACATGGTGATGGATCCCGGCGCCATCCGCGAAATGCTGCTCGAGCGGGTCGATACCTACCCCAAGTCTCTGGTCACCAAGAACCTGCTCAAACCCGCCATCGGTGAATCGCTCTTCATCGCCGAAGGCGCGCACTGGCGCTGGCAAAGGCGCACCGCGGCGCCGGTGTTCTCGCACCGCAACGTGATGAACCTCGCACCGATCATGACCGCCGCCGCCCAGCGCAGCGCCGACCGCGTGGCCGAGGCCGGCCCCCGCGCCATCGACATGGCCGCCGACATGGTCCGCACCACCTTCGACGTGATCGCGGACGTCACCTTTTCCGGCGACGGCATGTTCGACGCCGACGCGGTGCATCGCGGCATCGACGCCTATATCTCCGAGGCTGGCAAGATTTCCCTTCTGGACGTGCTGGGCGCGCCCGACTGGGTGCCACGCCCCGGCCGCCTGATATTTTCGCGCAACGCCGTGGGCGACATGCGCCGCATCGCCGACGAGGCGATCGAAGCCCGCCGCCAGCGCGGCCCCGACGGCGTGCCCGACCTGCTCGACCTGCTGATGGACGGCGAAGACCCCAAGACCAAGCGCCAGATGAACACTGCCGAGCTGCGCGACAACCTGCTGACCTTCATCGTCGCGGGCCACGAGACCACGGCGCTCACGCTGGGCTGGTCGCTCTACCTCTGCGCCTTCGACCAGGACGTGCAGGACCGCGCCCGCGCCGAGCTGCGCGCGGTCTGCGGCGACGGCCCGGTGACGGGTGAGCATGTCGAAAAGCTGCCCTACCTGCGCCAGATCATCGACGAGGCCCTGCGCCTCTACCCGCCCGCCGGGATGGTGTCGCGCACCGCCATGGCCAACGACACGCTTTGCGGGCGCGAGATCCGCAAGGGCGACACGGTGATCCTGCCGATCTATGCGCTGCACCGCCATCACATGTTATGGGAGGACCCCGACGCCTTCCGCCCCGACCGCTTTGCCGACCGCAAATCTGTGGAACGCTACGCCTACCTGCCCTTCGGCGACGGCCCCCGCATCTGCATCGGCGCCAGCTTCGCCCTGCAAGAGGCGGTGATCATCCTCGGCACGCTGCTCAACCGCTTCCGTTTCACCCCGGTCGCAGGCCGCGACCCCAATCCGGTGATGATCCTCACACTGCGCCCCGAAGGCGGGGTCTGGCTTGAGGCTGAACCGGTCTCGACGCCCCAACCGGCCTCCGTCGCCTGA
- the nusG gene encoding transcription termination/antitermination protein NusG: protein MAKRWYSVSVLSNFEKKIAEQIRQSVAEQGLEEDIDEVLVPTEEVIEVRRGKKVTAERRFMPGYVLVHMEMSDQGYHLINSINRVTGFLGPQGRPMPMRDAEVNQILNRVQEGEDAPKLLVSFEVGEKVKVNDGPFEDFDGMVEEVDDDNQRLKVTVSIFGRETPVELEFTQVTKQG, encoded by the coding sequence ATGGCGAAACGGTGGTATTCGGTCAGCGTTCTTTCCAATTTCGAGAAGAAGATCGCAGAGCAGATCCGGCAATCCGTGGCCGAACAGGGCCTTGAGGAAGATATCGACGAGGTTCTGGTGCCGACCGAAGAGGTCATCGAGGTGCGCCGGGGCAAGAAGGTCACCGCCGAGCGGCGCTTCATGCCCGGTTACGTGCTGGTGCACATGGAAATGTCGGACCAGGGCTATCACCTGATCAACTCGATCAACCGCGTCACCGGGTTCCTGGGGCCGCAGGGGCGTCCGATGCCGATGCGCGATGCCGAGGTGAACCAGATCCTGAACCGCGTGCAGGAGGGCGAGGATGCGCCGAAACTGCTGGTCAGCTTCGAGGTCGGCGAAAAGGTCAAGGTCAACGACGGCCCGTTCGAGGATTTCGATGGCATGGTCGAGGAAGTGGACGACGACAACCAGCGCCTGAAGGTGACGGTGTCGATCTTCGGCCGCGAGACGCCGGTGGAGCTGGAATTCACCCAGGTGACCAAGCAGGGCTGA
- a CDS encoding MaoC family dehydratase N-terminal domain-containing protein: MNLSAWEGRTDMREGVIAPAQAAQIHATIGDPAQDAPEMGADMPPLWHWCAFPPVCPLEELASDGHPKLGGFLPPVPLGRRMWAGGTLRFGAPLRVGVPFTSRSVIARVTEKSGRTGRMVFVSVDHELRAEGAVVITERQDIVYLDLPTEFRPPAKQPMPEEALATWTQTVNEALLFRFSAITFNAHRIHYDLPYASEVEHYPGLVVHGPMQAAWLMRRATELRGRRPDSFAFRGVHPMLLIPGDRNEMTIAACAQEEAQGLTLHTGQAGHQCMQATATWEEST, translated from the coding sequence GTGAACCTGTCAGCATGGGAAGGCCGGACGGACATGCGCGAGGGCGTGATTGCCCCGGCGCAGGCGGCGCAGATTCATGCCACCATCGGCGACCCGGCGCAGGACGCGCCGGAGATGGGCGCCGACATGCCACCGCTCTGGCACTGGTGCGCCTTTCCGCCCGTCTGCCCGCTGGAGGAACTGGCAAGCGACGGACATCCCAAGCTGGGCGGCTTCCTGCCTCCGGTGCCCTTGGGACGGCGGATGTGGGCCGGAGGCACGCTGCGCTTCGGGGCGCCGCTGCGCGTGGGAGTGCCATTTACGAGCCGCTCTGTCATCGCGCGCGTGACCGAGAAATCGGGCAGGACCGGACGCATGGTTTTCGTTTCGGTGGATCACGAACTCAGAGCCGAAGGGGCAGTGGTGATCACGGAACGGCAGGATATCGTCTATCTGGACCTGCCGACCGAGTTTCGCCCGCCGGCGAAACAGCCGATGCCGGAGGAGGCACTGGCGACCTGGACGCAGACGGTCAACGAAGCGCTGTTGTTCCGGTTCTCGGCCATCACTTTCAATGCGCATCGCATTCATTACGACCTGCCTTATGCCAGCGAGGTCGAGCATTATCCGGGCCTCGTGGTGCATGGGCCGATGCAGGCCGCATGGCTGATGCGCCGAGCAACCGAATTGCGGGGGCGCAGGCCCGACAGCTTTGCGTTCCGGGGCGTGCATCCGATGCTGCTGATCCCCGGGGACCGCAACGAGATGACGATCGCGGCCTGTGCGCAGGAGGAGGCGCAGGGGCTGACACTTCATACCGGACAGGCCGGGCATCAATGCATGCAGGCCACCGCCACATGGGAGGAAAGCACATGA
- a CDS encoding YHS domain-containing (seleno)protein, producing the protein MLLTRRVLIASGAAALLARPGMAGEPRWYQNRAYAADGADVVAYFGLEPGANGVAGSDKFVTEWNGAKWRFSSAENQAAFEANPQKYAPAFGGYCAWAVSQGYTAHGDKDAWTVHQGRLYLNYNKSVRQRWLGDVPGNVSKGDANWPTVLGG; encoded by the coding sequence ATGCTTTTGACACGACGGGTATTGATCGCAAGCGGTGCGGCGGCGCTGCTGGCACGGCCGGGGATGGCCGGCGAGCCGCGCTGGTACCAGAACCGGGCCTATGCGGCGGATGGCGCGGACGTGGTGGCGTATTTCGGGCTGGAACCGGGGGCCAACGGGGTGGCCGGCTCGGACAAGTTCGTGACCGAATGGAACGGCGCGAAGTGGCGCTTTTCGTCGGCCGAGAACCAGGCGGCGTTCGAGGCGAACCCGCAGAAATATGCGCCGGCCTTTGGTGGGTATTGCGCCTGGGCAGTCTCGCAGGGCTACACCGCGCATGGCGACAAGGATGCGTGGACGGTGCATCAGGGCAGGCTTTACCTCAATTACAACAAATCGGTGCGCCAGCGTTGGTTGGGGGATGTCCCCGGCAACGTGTCAAAGGGCGATGCGAACTGGCCGACGGTCTTGGGTGGTTAG
- a CDS encoding CatB-related O-acetyltransferase: protein MAHPFPAPDTRNPLILPDGTAHAGTVFLKAVIDHPRFIVGDYSYASATYPPEDWATHLAPYLFPVSDEKLVIGKFCQIADGVVFITASANHRRDGFSTFPFAVFDHATAAGRPSLPEWSGPDTVLGHDVWLGKDVRVLPGARLGNGVIVSAGAVVRGGIPDYAVVAGNPARVVGMRFDPETIARLNDIAWWDWPIERILQHEAAICGADMEALERAAP, encoded by the coding sequence ATGGCACATCCCTTTCCCGCCCCTGACACGCGCAATCCGCTGATCCTGCCCGATGGAACCGCCCATGCCGGCACCGTCTTTTTGAAAGCGGTGATCGACCATCCACGGTTCATCGTGGGCGATTACAGCTATGCCAGTGCGACCTATCCGCCCGAGGACTGGGCGACGCACCTGGCGCCGTATCTGTTTCCCGTGTCGGACGAAAAGCTGGTGATCGGCAAGTTCTGCCAGATCGCCGACGGGGTAGTGTTCATCACCGCCTCGGCCAATCACCGGCGCGACGGGTTCTCCACCTTTCCGTTTGCCGTCTTCGATCACGCCACGGCGGCGGGCCGGCCCAGCCTGCCGGAGTGGTCCGGGCCGGACACGGTGCTGGGGCATGACGTGTGGCTGGGCAAGGACGTGCGGGTGCTGCCGGGGGCGCGGCTGGGCAATGGCGTGATCGTCAGTGCCGGGGCCGTGGTGCGGGGCGGGATCCCCGATTACGCGGTGGTCGCGGGCAACCCGGCGCGGGTGGTCGGGATGCGGTTCGACCCCGAGACCATCGCGCGTTTGAACGACATCGCCTGGTGGGATTGGCCCATCGAGCGCATCCTGCAACACGAGGCGGCGATCTGCGGCGCGGACATGGAGGCGCTGGAGCGGGCCGCGCCCTAG
- a CDS encoding tetratricopeptide repeat protein, producing MTSLRLLSIPFAALLWSPDAAEARMSATERQLAVFDCQSGDEAACAALVASYPHYNDAGMVSGTYERHYAAALAEASAGCDAGGQEACTDYASLVHVREGTDAPEVYALWAEGCDAGDGFACALLSDLNFSLIGFAGTSYEAFYAEQAEACATGNVTACISQSRLNVLVPQAVPDRAIWFDQLRRLCDEEDAARACALMSYIQSHAGAEEYAVFDPGFPDEVENKQRYALWDAEKACGLGNPVGCYNAGLAHDEGQAVNENWKRAQEYYVRACRGGFRYGCDEINRETYWRPTDNLLAMKKACEAGDFSACHYYAVHAFAPITTAPRTEEDKARMAAFAQDLERICKDGWVRACADLGTLSRAMGDLVKAERFATAACALSEGMGCLVVGNLLKLDRGTEAALKQAVGYHRMGCELRVWTACNNLGDSYQHGRGVAADPGQAARYFVIACNNEVALGCRNMAQLKKATAPEEAADYREQSCALDAQYCRQE from the coding sequence ATGACTTCGCTTCGACTGTTGTCGATACCCTTCGCGGCCCTGCTTTGGAGCCCGGACGCGGCAGAGGCGCGGATGAGCGCGACGGAGCGGCAACTGGCGGTCTTCGACTGCCAGTCGGGCGACGAGGCGGCCTGTGCCGCGCTGGTGGCCAGCTATCCGCATTACAATGATGCCGGCATGGTGTCCGGGACATACGAGCGCCACTACGCCGCCGCGCTGGCGGAGGCCTCCGCGGGATGCGACGCGGGCGGGCAGGAGGCGTGCACCGACTATGCGTCGCTGGTGCATGTGCGGGAGGGCACGGATGCGCCCGAAGTTTACGCGCTGTGGGCGGAAGGATGCGACGCGGGCGACGGGTTTGCCTGCGCCTTGCTGTCGGACCTGAACTTTTCCCTGATTGGGTTTGCCGGGACGTCCTACGAGGCGTTTTACGCCGAGCAGGCGGAGGCGTGCGCGACAGGCAACGTGACGGCCTGCATATCGCAGTCGCGCTTGAATGTGCTGGTGCCGCAGGCGGTGCCGGACCGGGCGATCTGGTTCGACCAGCTGCGCCGGCTGTGCGATGAGGAAGACGCGGCGCGGGCCTGTGCGCTGATGTCCTACATCCAGAGCCACGCCGGCGCCGAGGAGTATGCCGTGTTCGACCCCGGCTTTCCGGACGAGGTGGAAAACAAGCAGCGCTATGCGCTTTGGGATGCCGAGAAAGCCTGTGGGCTTGGCAATCCGGTGGGGTGTTACAATGCCGGGTTGGCCCATGACGAGGGACAGGCCGTCAATGAGAACTGGAAGCGCGCCCAAGAGTATTACGTGCGGGCCTGTCGCGGCGGGTTCCGCTACGGGTGCGACGAGATCAACCGCGAGACCTACTGGCGGCCAACGGATAACCTGCTGGCCATGAAGAAGGCCTGCGAGGCGGGGGATTTCAGCGCGTGTCATTATTACGCCGTACACGCGTTTGCGCCGATCACGACCGCACCGCGCACCGAAGAGGACAAGGCGCGGATGGCGGCCTTTGCGCAAGACCTCGAACGCATCTGCAAGGACGGATGGGTGCGGGCCTGCGCCGACCTTGGAACGCTGTCACGGGCGATGGGTGATCTGGTGAAAGCCGAGCGCTTTGCCACCGCCGCCTGCGCCCTGTCGGAAGGGATGGGATGCCTCGTGGTGGGCAACCTGCTCAAGCTTGATCGCGGCACGGAGGCGGCGCTGAAGCAGGCGGTCGGCTATCATCGGATGGGGTGCGAGTTACGGGTCTGGACGGCCTGCAACAATCTTGGGGACTCGTACCAGCATGGGCGCGGTGTTGCTGCGGATCCGGGGCAGGCGGCGCGGTACTTCGTGATCGCGTGCAACAACGAGGTCGCGCTTGGCTGCCGCAACATGGCGCAGTTGAAGAAGGCCACGGCGCCGGAAGAGGCGGCCGACTATCGTGAACAGTCTTGCGCTCTGGACGCGCAGTATTGCCGCCAAGAATAG
- the tuf gene encoding elongation factor Tu, with protein MAKEKFDRSKPHVNIGTVGHVDHGKTTLTAAITKYFGDFRAYDQIDGAPEEKARGITISTAHVEYETENRHYAHVDCPGHADYVKNMITGAAQMDGAILVVNAADGPMPQTREHILLARQVGVPALVVFLNKVDQVDDEELLELVEMEVRELLSSYEFPGDDIPIVAGSALAAMEGRDPEIGENKIRELMAAVDDYIPTPERAVDQPFLMPVEDVFSISGRGTVATGRIERGQIKVGEEMEIVGLNKNKKTTCTGVEMFRKLLDQGEAGDNVGLLLRGIERDGVERGQVLCKPGSVNPHTKFEAEAYILTKEEGGRHTPFFANYRPQFYFRTTDVTGTVTLPSGTEMVMPGDNLKFEVELIAPIAMEDGLRFAIREGGRTVGAGVVSKILE; from the coding sequence ATGGCAAAGGAAAAGTTTGACCGTTCGAAACCGCACGTGAACATCGGGACCGTTGGTCACGTTGACCACGGCAAGACGACGCTGACGGCGGCGATCACGAAGTATTTCGGTGACTTCCGCGCGTATGACCAGATCGACGGCGCACCGGAAGAGAAAGCGCGCGGGATCACGATCTCGACCGCGCACGTGGAATACGAGACCGAGAACCGTCACTACGCCCACGTCGACTGCCCCGGCCACGCCGACTACGTGAAGAACATGATCACGGGTGCGGCGCAGATGGACGGCGCGATCCTGGTGGTGAACGCGGCCGACGGCCCGATGCCGCAGACCCGCGAGCACATCCTGCTGGCGCGCCAGGTGGGCGTGCCCGCGCTGGTGGTGTTCCTCAACAAGGTCGATCAGGTCGACGACGAGGAACTGCTGGAACTGGTGGAGATGGAAGTGCGCGAGCTGCTGAGCTCGTACGAGTTCCCCGGCGACGACATTCCGATCGTCGCGGGCTCGGCGCTGGCGGCGATGGAAGGGCGTGACCCGGAGATCGGCGAGAACAAGATCCGCGAGCTGATGGCGGCGGTGGACGACTACATCCCGACGCCGGAGCGCGCTGTGGACCAGCCGTTCCTGATGCCGGTCGAGGACGTGTTCTCGATCTCGGGCCGCGGCACGGTTGCCACCGGCCGGATCGAGCGTGGCCAGATCAAGGTCGGCGAAGAGATGGAGATCGTGGGCCTGAACAAGAACAAGAAGACGACCTGCACGGGCGTCGAGATGTTCCGCAAGCTTCTGGATCAGGGCGAGGCCGGCGACAACGTGGGTCTGCTGCTGCGCGGGATCGAGCGTGACGGTGTGGAGCGCGGCCAGGTGCTGTGCAAGCCGGGGTCTGTGAACCCGCACACCAAGTTCGAGGCCGAGGCGTATATCCTGACCAAGGAAGAGGGTGGCCGTCACACGCCGTTCTTCGCCAACTACCGTCCGCAGTTCTACTTCCGCACGACGGACGTGACGGGCACGGTGACGCTTCCCTCGGGCACCGAGATGGTGATGCCGGGCGACAACCTGAAGTTCGAGGTCGAGCTGATCGCGCCGATCGCGATGGAAGACGGCCTGCGCTTTGCCATCCGCGAAGGCGGCCGCACCGTCGGCGCCGGCGTTGTGTCCAAAATCCTCGAGTGA
- a CDS encoding CoA transferase has translation MNKILKGMRVVEGSAFVAVPLAGMTLAQMGAEVIRFDRLEGGLDYGRWPLAPDGQSLFWAGLNKGKKSVAVNMRSREGRELISRIITAPGRDAGLFLTNLRVRGWMDYPTLSKMRRDLVMVSLLGDREGRPQVDYTVNPAIGVPHMTGPEGHEDPVASALPAWDLIAGNLAVSSLLAAERHRLRYREGQEVVLTLKDVAAATMAHLGLVGDVHVNGHEREKSGNALYGAYGQDFVCACGGRVMVIGLTQRQWEGLVKATGTADQMKLLARRHKVDLGDEGARWRLRHEITVILAPWFAERRIENFANDFNAMGLTWSVFRSTQEAVREDPDFGEANPMFSMTEQPGMGRFPVPGHPAEFGSHGRVRPAPAPALGAHTEEVLGDVARLSDTEISRLFDDGIVASPEYRKKSAA, from the coding sequence ATGAACAAGATCCTGAAAGGCATGAGGGTGGTCGAAGGGTCGGCCTTTGTCGCCGTGCCGCTGGCGGGGATGACGCTGGCGCAGATGGGGGCCGAGGTGATCCGGTTCGACAGGTTGGAGGGCGGTCTGGATTACGGGCGCTGGCCGCTGGCGCCGGACGGGCAGAGCTTGTTCTGGGCGGGGCTGAACAAGGGCAAGAAATCGGTCGCGGTGAACATGCGGTCGCGCGAGGGGCGCGAGTTGATCAGCCGGATCATCACCGCGCCGGGGCGCGATGCGGGGCTGTTCCTGACGAACCTGCGGGTGCGCGGATGGATGGATTATCCGACGCTGAGCAAGATGCGCCGCGACCTGGTGATGGTCAGCCTGCTGGGCGACCGCGAGGGGCGGCCGCAGGTGGATTACACGGTGAACCCGGCCATCGGCGTGCCGCACATGACCGGACCCGAGGGCCACGAGGACCCGGTGGCGAGCGCGCTGCCCGCGTGGGACCTGATTGCCGGAAACCTGGCCGTATCGAGTCTGCTGGCTGCCGAGCGGCATCGGTTGCGCTATCGCGAGGGGCAGGAGGTCGTCCTGACCCTGAAGGACGTCGCGGCGGCGACAATGGCCCATCTGGGGCTTGTTGGTGACGTGCATGTGAACGGTCACGAGCGGGAGAAGTCGGGCAACGCGCTGTACGGGGCTTACGGACAGGATTTCGTCTGCGCCTGCGGAGGGCGCGTGATGGTGATCGGACTGACCCAGCGACAGTGGGAAGGACTGGTCAAGGCGACGGGTACGGCCGACCAGATGAAACTGCTGGCCAGGCGCCACAAGGTGGACCTGGGCGACGAAGGCGCGCGCTGGCGGTTGCGGCATGAGATCACCGTCATCCTGGCGCCGTGGTTCGCCGAGCGTCGGATCGAGAACTTCGCGAATGACTTCAACGCGATGGGCCTGACGTGGTCGGTGTTTCGCAGCACGCAAGAGGCGGTGCGCGAGGATCCGGATTTTGGCGAGGCGAATCCGATGTTCTCGATGACCGAGCAGCCCGGCATGGGCCGGTTCCCGGTGCCCGGGCATCCGGCGGAATTCGGCAGTCATGGCCGCGTGCGCCCCGCGCCTGCGCCCGCATTGGGGGCGCATACGGAGGAAGTGCTGGGCGATGTCGCGCGGCTGAGCGACACGGAGATTTCCAGGCTTTTCGACGACGGGATCGTTGCGAGCCCCGAGTATCGCAAGAAATCGGCGGCCTGA
- a CDS encoding YHS domain-containing (seleno)protein — MTALGAFIGSPAWAARKPYWSTRKTGLAADGADVVAYHGLGKNDRAIEGRNQIAVSYKGGTFRFANADTMAAFKANPERFVPQFGGYCALSVANNGSSTGDKDAWHIHQGRLYLNGSKQARSRWRRAINKNIRAAERNWPGVLGS; from the coding sequence ATGACAGCTCTCGGAGCATTCATCGGATCGCCAGCATGGGCCGCAAGAAAGCCCTACTGGTCGACGCGCAAAACGGGGCTGGCGGCAGATGGTGCGGATGTGGTCGCGTATCACGGACTGGGCAAGAATGACCGGGCTATCGAAGGTCGCAACCAGATTGCTGTCTCGTACAAAGGCGGGACCTTTCGGTTTGCGAATGCCGATACCATGGCCGCTTTCAAGGCGAACCCGGAACGATTTGTTCCGCAGTTCGGTGGGTACTGCGCGTTGTCAGTTGCGAATAACGGCAGTTCGACGGGCGACAAAGACGCCTGGCACATTCACCAAGGACGCCTTTACCTGAACGGGTCGAAGCAGGCTCGAAGCCGGTGGCGCCGTGCCATCAACAAGAACATCAGGGCCGCGGAACGGAACTGGCCGGGTGTGCTGGGCTCCTGA
- the secE gene encoding preprotein translocase subunit SecE — MAVTNPLQFIQQVRAEIAKVVWPTRREVLLTTVMVFIMAALTAVFFALVDLAIRSGLEGLLGLFG, encoded by the coding sequence ATGGCTGTTACAAACCCGCTTCAGTTCATTCAGCAGGTCCGCGCGGAAATTGCCAAGGTTGTCTGGCCGACCCGGCGCGAGGTTCTGCTGACCACGGTCATGGTGTTCATCATGGCGGCACTGACGGCGGTTTTCTTTGCGCTGGTCGACCTTGCGATCCGCAGCGGCCTGGAAGGCTTGCTTGGCCTCTTCGGCTAA